A segment of the Flavobacteriales bacterium genome:
TGCCATCCTCCAAGCCGCCCTCGAGCAGGGTGAGGATGTAGCCCTGGATGTTGAAGATGGGCGTCTTGAGCTCATGCGCGAGGTTACCGATGAACTCGCGCCGGAATTTCTCACGCTCCTGCAGGTCGCGGATCTCCGTGCGCCTCTCACTGGCCCACTCGGCCACCTCCGCGTTCACGCGGCTCAGCTCATCACCTCCTCTGGCCTGCGTCCCGGCCTTCGAGCGCCGCAGGTCGTGAACCGTGCGGTACAGGGTCTTGATGCGGCCGTGCACGAAGCGTTCGATGCCGAAAGCGAATGTGGCGTATGCCACCGCGAACAACAGGATGGCGCTCAGGAAGGTCCACCAGTGCGCCAGCCCGGTGCTGGCCACATCAACGGCCACGCCCGCCAGCAGCCCTCCCGCCACGGCGACCACCAAGGCAGCGAGCAGGGCCACACGGCGCGTAGTGAGCTGGTCCATGAGGGATGCGGAATCGCGCAAGTTTACTCGTGCATCACCCGGGCCTGTGCATCGCATCGCCTTCAGCCGGTGAATTAACCTTGCCGCAACAAGGCGCCGGTAGCTTGCCGCACGCTCACGCCACATGCCGTTCGGATTGATTGAGATCCTCACCCTTGCCGGGTCGCTTGGCCTGTTCATCTACGGCATGAAGGTGATGAGCGAGGGCTTGCAGAAGGTGGCCGGCCGCCGCATGCGCAACGTGCTCTCGAGCATGACGGCGAACCGTTTCCGAGGCGTGCTGACCGGATTGGTGAGCACGGCGGTGATCCAGAGCAGCAGCGCCGCCACGGTAATGGTGGTGGGCTTCGTGAATGCGGGCCTGCTCAGTGTGCGCCAGGCCATCAGCGTGATCATGGGCGCCAACATCGGCACCACCATCAAAGCGGTCCTCTTCAGCTGGGCGGTCTTCGCGGACCTGAGCATCACCAGGTTCGCCATCCCGATCATCGGCATCGCCTTCCCGCTGCTCTTCATCAAGTCACCGCGGGCACGTGCCGGCGCGGAGTTCTTCATGGGCGTTGCCCTGCTCTTCCTGGGCATCGAGTTCCTCAAGCAATCAGTGCCCGCCCCATCGGCGGAGGCGCTCAGCTTCCTGCACGGCCTCAGCGACCGTGGCCTGCTATCGGTGCTGTTCTTCGTGGCCGTCGGCGCAGCCCTCTCAGCCGTGATCCAGAGCTCCAGCGCCTCCATCGCACTCACGCTCGTGCTCTGCGAGAACGGCACCATCGGCTACGACATGGCCGCCGCCCTGGTGCTGGGCGAGAACATCGGCACCACCCTCACGGCCAACATCGCCGCGCTGGTGGCCAGCGCCTGGGCCAAGCGCACGGCACGCGCGCACCTGCTCTTCAACCTCATCGGCGTTTCATGGGCCCTGCTCCTGTTCAGGCCCACCCTCGACGCCATCGACGCCCTCATCACCTGGCAGTTCGGCGCATCGCCCTACAACGAGCCTTCGTCCATCAAGTGGGCCCTCACCGCCCTGCACATCGGGTTCAACGTGGCCAACACCCTGCTCCTGGTGAGCTTCGTGCCCATGCTCGAGCGCATCGTCACCTGGATGGTGCCCGCGCGCACCCAGCTCGATGAGGAGTTCCGGCTGGAGTACCTCGATGCCGACATCCCGCTCTCCCCGGAGGTCTCGCTGATCGAAGCGCGCCGCGAGATCGCGCGCTTCGGCAAGCTCACGCATGAGATGCTGGGCATGACTCGCCAGCTGCTCACCGCGCGCGACCCCATCGCGCGAGACCGCCTCATGCAGCGCTTGGAGCGTTACGAGCAGATCACTGACCGTATCGAGGTGGAGGTGGGCAAGTACCTCACGAAGACCAGCACCGAAGCGCGCAATGAAGAGCTCAGCGGGCGGATCCGGGGCATGCTCAGCATCGTGGGCGATCTGGAGCGCGTGGGCGACATATTCTTCCAGATGAGCAAATCGATGGAGCGCAAGCTCGACGATAAGCTCTGGTTCTCCCCAGAGCAGCGCCAGGACCTGCTCTCCATGCTCGAGTTGCTCGATCAGGCATTCGAGGTGATGATCGCCAACCTCGATGCGGAGCAGGAGGCTGTTCGCCTCGATGCGGCCGTGGAGGCGGAGCAGCGGATCAATGCCATGCGCGACCAGCTCCGGCTCAAGCACTGGCGCAGCATCGAGGGAGGCGACTACAATGTGCGCAGCGGCCTGGTGTACCACGACTTGTTCAGCAGTTGCGAGAAGGTGGGTGACCACCTGATCAATGTAAGCGAGGCGCTCGCGGGCGAGATGTGATCCAAGCCGGCCTGACGAGTGCTGCAGCGCGGGGCCATTGCGCCGTTCATGTGGCTGCGAGAGGCTGCAGGATGGGCGCTTAAAGTGCTCATGGTGGAGCGACAGCGGGATCCTGCTTCAGCATGGCGGACAGGGTCGCATACAACTCAGGCTCGGCCTTCCTGAAATCCAGCGGCAGCTCGAAGAAGTACTCCACGGCCACCGCGAAGAATTCCGCCTGGTTGGTGCCCGCATAGTCGCGGAAGAAGTGCGGCTCCTGGCGTTTGATGCGTGACACATGCTCGCTGGCTAGGCGGTTCCACATGGAGAGGAGCCGTCGGTCCAGGAAGTTGTGCTCGCTGTTCTCGATCATGTCCTCGAACCAGAGCGCGTGCGCCAGCTCATGCAGGCCCACGTTGTGCGCGTCGCGGCTGTGCGCATAGCCATGCACGAAGTCCTCCCAGCTGATGATGATGATGCCCGGTCGGGGACGCACCTCCCCTTGGTGCATGCGGCCGCTCTTCGGCGATCGGTAGGTGTCCGGATACACGACGATGCGCTCGAAGTGCCGCAGTACCAGGTCCGGGAAGCCCATGAGCAGCTGCGCGGCGCAGGCGCTGATCATCACCTTCATCTCCTCGGCCACGGTGATGCCCGCGCCGACCCAATCCTTCTCGTGCATAAAGGCCGCGGTGATGCGCTCCATGCGATGCTTCCCGGCGTCATCGAGCCGCTGGTAGTGGATGGCGTACTTGGCGAGGATGGCCTTGTGCGGCGCGGACAGCCCTTGGCCGGGCGACCGCTTCATCATGCGCCGCAGCAGGCTGTTCAGCCCAAACGCCGCAGCCACCGTGGCAACGGTGCCGATGATGTCGAGCAGGCGGGTCGCCATCTCGGATCGATCAATAGGCGGTCTTGTCGGCCTTCGATTTCCAGGCGGCGAACACAGCGCGCGCCTCTTCGCGCAGCACCTGTGCCAAGGTTGAGATCCGGCGCTGCTCCGGTGGCAACGGCAGCTCGTCGTAGATCAGCTGGTCGTCGAAGCCCGCATCGGCCGCATCGGCGCGCGTTGCGGCGAACACGATGCGATCGGGGCGCGCCCAGTAGATGGCGCCCAGGCACATGGGGCAGGGCTCGCAGCTGGTGTAGAGCGTGCAGCCTTCGAGCTGGAAGGAGCCAATCGCTTGGCACGCTTCGCGGATGGCTACCACCTCGGCGTGCGCCGTGGGGTCGTTGCTGCTGGTGACCTTGTTGTTGCCGCGCCCGATGATCTCGCCGTCCTTCACGATCACGCATCCAAAGGGGCCGCCTTCGTTGCGGTCCATGCCGGCGCGGGCAAGGGCGATGGCTTCGCGGAGGAAGCGCTCGTCATTAGGGTCCATGACAGCGAATGTCAGGACTTCACCTCGATCCCCAGCTCCTTCAATTGGATGTCATCGATCCGGCTCGGCGCGTCAATCATCACATCGCGCCCGGCGTTGTTCTTCGGGAAGGCGATGAACTCACGGATATCCGTGCGGTGTCCGAAGAGGCTCACCCAGCGGTCGAAGCCGAAGGCCGCGCCACCGTGCGGGGGGGCCCCGAACTCGAAGGCATCCATGAGGAAGCCGAATTTGTAACGGGCCTCCTCATCGGTGAAGCCGAGCACTCGGAACATGGCTTCTTGCATGGTGCGGTCATGAATGCGGATGCTGCCGCCGCCGATCTCGGTGCCGTTGATCACCAGGTCGTAGGCGTTGGCGCGCACGCTGCCGAGGTCGCGCTGGTCGAATAGTTTCTGCGCGTCCTCAGGCTTCGGTGCGGTGAAAGGGTGGTGCATGGCATGCCAGCGCCCTGTCTCTTCGTCCTGCTCCAGCAGCGGAAAGTCCACCACCCAGAGCGGCTTGTACACCTTGGGATCGCGCAGGCCGAGCAGCTCGCCCAGATGCAGGCGCAATTCGTTCAGTTGCTTGCGGGTCTTGTCGGCATTGCCCGCCATGATGCAGAGGAGGTCGCCTTGCTTCATGCCGAAGCGTTCGGCCCAGCGTTGCAGGTGCTCGGGCGTGTAGAACTTGTCCACTGTGCTCTTCAAGCCTTCTTCGGTCCACTTCACGAACACGATGCCCGAGGCACCGATCTGCGGGCGCTTCACGAAGTCGATGAGCGCGTCGGTCTGCTTGCGGCTCCATGCAGCGCACCCTTCGGTGTTGATGCCAACGACGAGTTCCGCTTCATCGAAGACCTTGAAGCCCGCGTCTTTCGTGAGGTCGTTCAGTTCGTGGAAGCGCATGCCGAAACGCAGGTCGGGCTTGTCGCATCCGTAATTGCGCATCGCCTCATCGAAGCTCATGCGCGGGAAGGGGCCATCGAATCCCACCTTATGGATGGCCTTGAACAGGTGCTTGGCCATGCCCTCGAAGGTGTTCAGGATGTCCTCCTGTTCCACGAAGGCCATCTCGCAATCGATCTGCGTGAACTCCGGCTGACGGTCCTGGCGCAGGTCCTCGTCGCGGAAGCACTTCACGATCTGGAAGTAGCGGTCGAAGCCGGCCACCATCAGCAATTGCTTGAAGGTCTGCGGGCTCTGCGGCAGTGCGTAGAACTCGCCCTGATGCATGCGGCTGGGCACCACGAAGTCGCGCGCGCCTTCCGGCGTGCTCTTGATCAGCACGGGCGTTTCAACTTCGAGGAATTGCTGCGCGCTGAGGTAGTTGCGCACTTCGATGGCCATGCGGTGGCGTAACTCGAAATTGCGTCGCACGTTGGCGCGGCGCAGGTCCAGGTAGCGGTACCTGGCGCGCAGCTCATCGCCGCCATCGGTTTCTTCTTCGATGGTGAAGGGCGGGGTCTGCGCACTGTTCAGCACTTTCAGCCCGGTGACGACCAGCTCGATCTCTCCCGTGGGCATGTTGGGGTTCTTGTTCTCCCGCTCCTTCACGCTGCCGGTTACCTGCACCACGAATTCACGGCCCAGTTCGCGCGCGGCTTCGCACAGGGAAGCATCGCGCTCCATGTTGAAGCTGAGCTGCGTGACGCCGAAGCGATCGCGGAGGTCCGTGAACGTGAGTCCGCCCAGATCGCGTGAGCGTTGCACCCATCCTGCGAGGGTCACGGTCTTTCCGGCGTCGGCGAGGCGGAGTTCGCCACAGGTGTGCGTACGGTACATGGTTCGTCGAAGGCCCGCGAAGGTATCCGGCGCGGCTCAGTCCTTTTCGGCCATTAGCGCAGCGCGGGCTTCCTGCAGCTGGGCCAGGGTCTCCACTGGGGGCTCCGGGCGCTTCAGGTCCAGCACCTCCAGCTGCTCGCGCACCAATCGGCCGACAATGGCTCGGGTCTCCCATTGGTCATCGGCGGGAACGATGTACCAAGGGGCATGCGGTGCGGCGGTGGCACCGATGGCCTGCTCATAAGCGTGCCTGTAGGCATCCCAGTGCCCGCGCTCCTTCACGTCGCCGGGATTGAACTTCCAGTTCTTCGCCGGGTCGTCGATGCGATCGAGGAAGCGCTCCTTCTGAGCCGTGCGGCTCATATGCAGGTAGAACTTCATGATCACCGTTCCGCTTTCGGCCAGCTGCTTCTCCCAGGCCCGGATGGCGGCATAGCGCGATTCCCAGAAGGCGGCATCGATGTCCTTCACCGATGCGATGCCCGGTATGCTTTGCCCAAGGATGAACTCCGGGTGCACGCGCGTCACCAGCACCTCTTCGTAGTGGCTGCGGTTGTGTATGCCGATGTGGCCGCGCTCGGGCACCGCTTGTGAATGGCGCCAGAGGAAATCGTGGCTGCGCTCCAGGGAGCTCGGCGCCTTGAAGCTCCACACGCGCACACCTTGGGGGTTCACGCCGCTCATCACGTGGCGGATGCAGCTGTCCTTGCCGGCGGCATCCATGGCCTGGAAGATGAGCAGCACGGCATGCTGGCCAGCTGCGTAGAGCACCTCCTGCAGCTCCGCGATGCGGGTCCGGTCTTTATCCAGCCGCTCTTTCAGCACCTTCTTATCGGCCTCTTTCGGGAGGTCGCAGAAGTGGTTCTTGATACTGAACCCGCCACGGGCATTCACGGTGAAGCGGGGGTCGTGCAGGAGGTTTTTCATCGCGCCCGAATCTAGGTCGCCGCGAAGGGATGGTTCCCGATCTTCACGGCTCACAACCGCACCATGGTCCACATCGTCCATTCTCCTTTCACGCGCTTCGCGAAGCGGGTCTCGCTCTTCACGGGAAGGCCCCTCACCTTCATCCTCGCCCTCGGGCTCATCATCTCATGGGCGGTAACCGGGCCGTTGTTCGGGTACAGCGACACTTGGCAGTTGGTGATCAATACGGGCACCACCATCCTCACCTTCCTAATGGTGTTCTTGATCCAGAACACCCAGAACCGCGATACGGAGGCGCTGCAGATCAAGCTCGATGAGCTGATCCGCGTGCAGAAGGAGGCGAACAATGCGCTGCTCGACCTGGAGGAGCTCGATGAAGAGGATCTTGTGCGGATCAAGGCCATCTACCTGGCACTGGCCCGCAAGGAGCGGGAGGATCAAAATGCGGATTCCGCTCAGTGAAGCGCCTGCTCCAGATCGGCAATCAGGTCATCGGCATCCTCCAAGCCAACGCTCAGCCGGATCAGGGTGTCCGCGAGTCCATTCTTCAGTCTCTCTTCGCGCGGGATGCTGGCGTGCGTCATGCTCGCCGGATGACCGGATAAGGACTCCACGCCGCCGAGGCTCTCGGCCAACGAGAAGAGCCTGGTGCTGCTGAGCACGCGCGTGGCATCGGCCATGTTGTCGCCCTTGAGCGTGAAGCTGATCATGCCACCGAAGCCGCGCATCTGCTTCGCAGCCACGGCATGGTTCGCATGCGTGGCGAAGCCGGGCCAATACACCTTGTCCACCTTGGAGTGTTTCACGAGGAACTCTGCCACGACCTTGCCGTTCTCGCAGTGGCGCTGCATGCGCAGGTGCAGGGTCTTCAGGCCGCGCAGCACGAGGAAACAATCCTGCGGACCGGGCGTGGCGCCGCTGCTGTTCTGGATGAAGGCGAGGCGCTCGGCGAGGCTGGCATCCTTCACCACCAATGCGCCCATCACCACATCGCTGTGACCGCCGAGGTACTTCGTCACGCTGTGCATCACGATGTCCGCGCCGAGGTCGATGGGCGTTTGCAGGTAGGGGCTGGCGAAGGTGTTGTCGATGCCGAGCAGGCAGCCGTGCTTCTTCGCGATGGCGCTCAGGCCAGCGATGTCGATGATGCGCAGCAGCGGATTGGTGGGCGTCTCGGCCCAGATGAGCTTCGTGTTCGTGGACATCGCGGTTTCCACGTTCTTCAGGTCGCCCATGTCCACGAACCTGAACTTCACGCCGAAGCCCTCGAAGATCTTGGTGAACAACCGATAGGTGCCGCCGTAGAGGTCGTTGGTGCTGACCACCTCATCGCCGGGCTTCAGTAGTTTGATGATGGCATCGATGCTGGCCATGCCACTGCTGAAGCAGAGGCCATGCGTGCCGTTCTCGAGAGCGGCCAGCGCGTTCTGCAAAGCGGTGCGCGTAGGGTTGTGCGTGCGGCTGTACTCGTAGCCCTTGTGATCGCCCGGCGCTGCCTGCACGTACGTGCTGGTCTGGTAGATGGGCGTCATGATGGCGCCCGTTGTGGGGTCGGGCTCCACGCCGGCGTGGATGGCTTTCGTGCCGAATTTCATGGTGCGTGATAAGGGCGGCGAAGGTAGACGCCTCCCCGAACGCACCCCCGTACTTTCGCGGCATGCCGCGCATCGGCCCCATCACCCTGCCGGAATTCCCCTTGCTGCTCGCGCCCATGGAGGACGTGAGCGACCCGCCTTTCCGCGCGCTGTGCAAGCAGCACGGCGCTGATCTGATGTTCACCGAGTTCATCAGCAGCGAGGGCCTCATCCGCCAGGCGGCTAAGGGCCTCAAGAAGCTCGACATCTTCGAGGCTGAGCGGCCCATCGGCATCCAGCTCTTCGGTGGGAGCGAGGACGCGATGGAAGAAGCCGCGCGCATCGCCGAGGCCGCCAAGCCCGACCTCATCGACATCAACTACGGCTGCCCCGTGCACAAGGTGGTGAGCAAGGGCGCCGGCGCCTGCCTGCTGCTCGACATCGATAAGATGGTGCGCCTCACCGAGAAGGTGGTGAAGGCCGTGAAGCTGCCCGTTACCGTGAAGACGCGCCTCGGCTGGGACGACAAGAGCAAGAACATCATCGAAGTCGCGGAGCGCTTGCAGGATGTGGGCATCCAAGCGCTGAGCATCCATGGCCGCACGCGCGCGCAGCTGTACAAGGGCCCTGCGGATTGGACGCTCATCGGTGCTGTGAAGAACAACCCGCGCATGCGCATCCCCATCTTCGGCAACGGCGATATCGACTCGCCGGAGAAGGCCGTTGAGCAGCGCAACCGCTACGGCGTGGATGGCGTGATGATCGGCCGCGCGAGCATCGGCCACCCGTGGATCTTCAACGAGATCAAGCATTACATCGCCAAAGGCACGCATCGGGCCCAGCCCACGATCACCGATCGCGTGGAAGCCGCGCGCCAGCACCTGCGCGCATCACTTGCTTGGAAGGGCGCTTGGGAAGGCGTGGTGGAGATGCGACGCCACTATGGCAACTACCTGAAGGGCCTGCCGAATGTGAAGGAAGTGCGATTGCGCTTGTGCACGGAGAAGGACCCGGTGGTGATCGAGGAGATCCTTGATGAGGTGATCTCGACCTACACCCTTGCCGCCGTGGCATAGAGGAACCTCCGGCTCAGCGCGCGCAGCGGCACCCAGGTGGCCAGCAGGCCGATGGCGAGCACCGTGGCCGTGATCAGCAGCAGGTCGCC
Coding sequences within it:
- a CDS encoding polyphosphate kinase 2 family protein translates to MKNLLHDPRFTVNARGGFSIKNHFCDLPKEADKKVLKERLDKDRTRIAELQEVLYAAGQHAVLLIFQAMDAAGKDSCIRHVMSGVNPQGVRVWSFKAPSSLERSHDFLWRHSQAVPERGHIGIHNRSHYEEVLVTRVHPEFILGQSIPGIASVKDIDAAFWESRYAAIRAWEKQLAESGTVIMKFYLHMSRTAQKERFLDRIDDPAKNWKFNPGDVKERGHWDAYRHAYEQAIGATAAPHAPWYIVPADDQWETRAIVGRLVREQLEVLDLKRPEPPVETLAQLQEARAALMAEKD
- a CDS encoding low affinity iron permease family protein — protein: MVHIVHSPFTRFAKRVSLFTGRPLTFILALGLIISWAVTGPLFGYSDTWQLVINTGTTILTFLMVFLIQNTQNRDTEALQIKLDELIRVQKEANNALLDLEELDEEDLVRIKAIYLALARKEREDQNADSAQ
- a CDS encoding Na/Pi cotransporter family protein; this encodes MPFGLIEILTLAGSLGLFIYGMKVMSEGLQKVAGRRMRNVLSSMTANRFRGVLTGLVSTAVIQSSSAATVMVVGFVNAGLLSVRQAISVIMGANIGTTIKAVLFSWAVFADLSITRFAIPIIGIAFPLLFIKSPRARAGAEFFMGVALLFLGIEFLKQSVPAPSAEALSFLHGLSDRGLLSVLFFVAVGAALSAVIQSSSASIALTLVLCENGTIGYDMAAALVLGENIGTTLTANIAALVASAWAKRTARAHLLFNLIGVSWALLLFRPTLDAIDALITWQFGASPYNEPSSIKWALTALHIGFNVANTLLLVSFVPMLERIVTWMVPARTQLDEEFRLEYLDADIPLSPEVSLIEARREIARFGKLTHEMLGMTRQLLTARDPIARDRLMQRLERYEQITDRIEVEVGKYLTKTSTEARNEELSGRIRGMLSIVGDLERVGDIFFQMSKSMERKLDDKLWFSPEQRQDLLSMLELLDQAFEVMIANLDAEQEAVRLDAAVEAEQRINAMRDQLRLKHWRSIEGGDYNVRSGLVYHDLFSSCEKVGDHLINVSEALAGEM
- the aspS gene encoding aspartate--tRNA ligase — translated: MYRTHTCGELRLADAGKTVTLAGWVQRSRDLGGLTFTDLRDRFGVTQLSFNMERDASLCEAARELGREFVVQVTGSVKERENKNPNMPTGEIELVVTGLKVLNSAQTPPFTIEEETDGGDELRARYRYLDLRRANVRRNFELRHRMAIEVRNYLSAQQFLEVETPVLIKSTPEGARDFVVPSRMHQGEFYALPQSPQTFKQLLMVAGFDRYFQIVKCFRDEDLRQDRQPEFTQIDCEMAFVEQEDILNTFEGMAKHLFKAIHKVGFDGPFPRMSFDEAMRNYGCDKPDLRFGMRFHELNDLTKDAGFKVFDEAELVVGINTEGCAAWSRKQTDALIDFVKRPQIGASGIVFVKWTEEGLKSTVDKFYTPEHLQRWAERFGMKQGDLLCIMAGNADKTRKQLNELRLHLGELLGLRDPKVYKPLWVVDFPLLEQDEETGRWHAMHHPFTAPKPEDAQKLFDQRDLGSVRANAYDLVINGTEIGGGSIRIHDRTMQEAMFRVLGFTDEEARYKFGFLMDAFEFGAPPHGGAAFGFDRWVSLFGHRTDIREFIAFPKNNAGRDVMIDAPSRIDDIQLKELGIEVKS
- a CDS encoding cystathionine gamma-synthase translates to MKFGTKAIHAGVEPDPTTGAIMTPIYQTSTYVQAAPGDHKGYEYSRTHNPTRTALQNALAALENGTHGLCFSSGMASIDAIIKLLKPGDEVVSTNDLYGGTYRLFTKIFEGFGVKFRFVDMGDLKNVETAMSTNTKLIWAETPTNPLLRIIDIAGLSAIAKKHGCLLGIDNTFASPYLQTPIDLGADIVMHSVTKYLGGHSDVVMGALVVKDASLAERLAFIQNSSGATPGPQDCFLVLRGLKTLHLRMQRHCENGKVVAEFLVKHSKVDKVYWPGFATHANHAVAAKQMRGFGGMISFTLKGDNMADATRVLSSTRLFSLAESLGGVESLSGHPASMTHASIPREERLKNGLADTLIRLSVGLEDADDLIADLEQALH
- a CDS encoding nucleoside deaminase, with the translated sequence MDPNDERFLREAIALARAGMDRNEGGPFGCVIVKDGEIIGRGNNKVTSSNDPTAHAEVVAIREACQAIGSFQLEGCTLYTSCEPCPMCLGAIYWARPDRIVFAATRADAADAGFDDQLIYDELPLPPEQRRISTLAQVLREEARAVFAAWKSKADKTAY
- the dusB gene encoding tRNA dihydrouridine synthase DusB; translated protein: MPRIGPITLPEFPLLLAPMEDVSDPPFRALCKQHGADLMFTEFISSEGLIRQAAKGLKKLDIFEAERPIGIQLFGGSEDAMEEAARIAEAAKPDLIDINYGCPVHKVVSKGAGACLLLDIDKMVRLTEKVVKAVKLPVTVKTRLGWDDKSKNIIEVAERLQDVGIQALSIHGRTRAQLYKGPADWTLIGAVKNNPRMRIPIFGNGDIDSPEKAVEQRNRYGVDGVMIGRASIGHPWIFNEIKHYIAKGTHRAQPTITDRVEAARQHLRASLAWKGAWEGVVEMRRHYGNYLKGLPNVKEVRLRLCTEKDPVVIEEILDEVISTYTLAAVA
- a CDS encoding zinc-dependent peptidase — protein: MATRLLDIIGTVATVAAAFGLNSLLRRMMKRSPGQGLSAPHKAILAKYAIHYQRLDDAGKHRMERITAAFMHEKDWVGAGITVAEEMKVMISACAAQLLMGFPDLVLRHFERIVVYPDTYRSPKSGRMHQGEVRPRPGIIIISWEDFVHGYAHSRDAHNVGLHELAHALWFEDMIENSEHNFLDRRLLSMWNRLASEHVSRIKRQEPHFFRDYAGTNQAEFFAVAVEYFFELPLDFRKAEPELYATLSAMLKQDPAVAPP